A single genomic interval of Helianthus annuus cultivar XRQ/B chromosome 6, HanXRQr2.0-SUNRISE, whole genome shotgun sequence harbors:
- the LOC110933063 gene encoding uncharacterized protein LOC110933063: MSERNDDDPVQTSTEQMKEIMAEEVGKAIEGSLSGFIDKIQNTVLSLVEERVKRLEDSVNLIKEKSGECKGCSYKEFMACKPPIYNREVDPIICQRWISDVEGVFERTHCDVGDFVAYGMGQLRGQAKDWWDNKKKEIGAEAARVMTWDEFKVPFLKHHSPKAVINRIKEEFIQLRQKGESIDKITGIFMDKLRFCDELVTTEEQNIYYYYNMLSAEYREFMTPSNYETLTEIINTAREREIELKKQVERGERRAHDVNPSPTKKARTTEEGKKVEAKGGSPSCKVCGKGHKGECSFKDKPCPICGKTGHTASLCPGKVSVCYKCYQPDHKKSECPELVGKRDTKESSTETPKAKARSFQLTAAETKTEPNVVSGIFSINSIPARVLFDTGANKSFISHGFI; the protein is encoded by the coding sequence atgtcgGAAAGAAATGATGATGATCCGGTGCAgacaagcaccgaacaaatgaaGGAGATAATGGCCGAAGAAGTGgggaaggcaattgaaggtagtcTATCCGGGTTCATAGacaaaattcaaaacacggtGTTGTCACTTGTTGAAGAGCGAGTTAAAAGGTTGGAAGATAGTGTCAACCTTATAAAAGAAAAATCGGGAGAATGCAAAGGGTGTTCGTACAAAGAATTTATGGCATGTAAACCGCCAATCTACAACAGGGAGGTTGACCCGATAATATGCCAAAGATGGATAAGTGATGTTGAAGGGGTGTTTGAGCGGACCCATTGTGACGTAGGTGACTTTGTTGCTTACGGGATGGGTCAATTGAGGGgtcaagccaaggattggtgggacaatAAGAAGAAAGAAATAGGAGCCGAAGCGGCGAGGGTTATGACTTGGGATGAGTTTAAGGTGCCATtccttaaacaccatagtcccaaagcAGTTATCAACAGGATCAAAGAGGAATTTATCCAATTAAGACAAAAGGGAGAATCAATTGATAAAATCACGGGTATCTTCATGGATAAGCTGAGATTCTGTGACGAGTTAGTCACCACTGAAGAGCAGAACATATACTACTATTACAACATGCTGAGTGCTGAATAccgggagtttatgactccctcAAATTATGAAACTCTCACTGAAATCATCAACACCGCCCGGGAGCGGGAAATCGAGCTAAAGAAGCAAGTTGAAAGGGGTGAGCGAAGGGCACAtgatgtgaatccaagccctacaaagaaagctAGAACTACTGAAGAAGGGAAGAAAGTGGAGGCTaaaggcgggtcgccaagttgcaAGGTTTGTGGAAAGGGGCACAAAGGTGAGTGCAGCTTTAAAGACAAACCGTGTCCGATATGTGGGAAGACGGGGCACACTGCATCGCTATGCCCCGGAAAGGTTTCCGTTTGTTACAAATGTTATCAACCCGACCATAAAAAGTCTGAATGCCCCgaattggttgggaagagagacACAAAAGAGTCTTCAACGGAAACTCCAAAGGCAAAGGCTAGGTCCTTCCAACTTACTGCGGCTGAAACAAAGACAGAACCcaatgtggtctcaggtatattctcGATTAACTCAATTCCTGcacgtgtattgtttgatacgggtgcgaataagtcCTTCATTTCGCATGGATTTATTTGA